A section of the Telopea speciosissima isolate NSW1024214 ecotype Mountain lineage chromosome 3, Tspe_v1, whole genome shotgun sequence genome encodes:
- the LOC122654350 gene encoding ribulose-phosphate 3-epimerase, cytoplasmic isoform-like yields the protein METATAKIAPSMLSSDFANLASEAHRMCQCGADWLHMDIMDGHFVPNLTIGAPVIESLRKHTEIFLDCHLMVTNPIDYVEPLGKAGASGFTFHYEAAKDNWQELISKIKAKGMKPAVAVKPGTPVEEIYPLVESENPVEMVLVMTVEPGFGGQKFMPEMMDKVRTLRKKYPSLDIEVDGGLGASTIDTAASAGANCIVAGSSVFGAPEPAHVISAMRKSVENAQQKS from the exons ATGGAGACTGCAACGGCTAAAATTGCACCCTCGATGCTATCATCTGATTTCGCAAATTTGGCATCGGAGGCCCACCGCATGTGCCAATGCGGCGCCGACTGGCTTCACATGGATATCATG GATGG GCACTTTGTCCCAAATCTTACCATTGGAGCTCCAGTGATTGAGTCATTGAGGAAGCACACTGA GATATTTCTGGACTGCCACTTGATGGTTACAAATCCTATTGATTATGTGGAACCATTAGGAAAAGCTGGTGCTTCTGGTTTTACTTTTCATTATGAGGCAGCCAAAG ATAATTGGCAAGAACTCATTTCTAAAATCAAGGCAAAAGGCATGAAGCCTGCGGTAGCAGTAAAGCCTGGAACTCCAGTTGAAGAAATTTATCCTCTT GTTGAGAGTGAAAATCCTGTTGAAATGGTCCTTGTTATGACTGTGGAACCTGGATTTGGTGGTCAAAAATTCATGCCAGAAATGATGGATAAG GTGCGTACATTGAGAAAGAAGTACCCCTCTCTTGATATAGAG GTGGATGGTGGCTTGGGAGCTTCAACCATTGATACAGCAGCTTCAGCAGGGGCAAATTGTATCGTGGCTGGAAGTTCAGTATTTGGAGCTCCAGAACCGGCCCATGTTATATCTGCTATGAGGAAGAGTGTGGAGAATGCACAGCAAAAGAGTTAA